From the Candidatus Cloacimonadota bacterium genome, one window contains:
- a CDS encoding electron transfer flavoprotein subunit beta/FixA family protein, whose product MDIIVCIKQVPDTTDIKINNDTNTIIREGVASIINPFDMYAIEEGLQIREKHGGTVTVISMGPPQVESALREALALGVDESILITDRKFAGADTLATSYTLAAAIDKIGGYDIILFGKQAIDGDTAQVGPGVATHLKIPQIAFVKKIEEIADGKITVQRMMEDGYDVIKTKLPVAITVVKDINEPRLPSLRTKMKAKRAEIKTFSFEDLHLDEDMIGLDGSPTFVEKIFTPTIEKNNEIIIGEPEEMAEKLVEKLKEIRN is encoded by the coding sequence TATAAAAATAAATAACGACACAAACACAATTATTCGTGAGGGTGTTGCGAGCATCATCAACCCATTTGATATGTATGCAATCGAAGAAGGTTTGCAAATTCGCGAAAAGCATGGTGGCACAGTTACAGTCATCAGCATGGGACCTCCTCAAGTAGAATCTGCTTTGCGAGAAGCTCTTGCACTCGGAGTGGATGAATCAATTTTAATCACCGATAGAAAATTTGCCGGTGCGGATACGCTTGCCACAAGTTATACCCTGGCAGCAGCCATTGATAAGATTGGCGGTTATGATATAATTCTTTTCGGCAAACAAGCCATTGACGGCGATACGGCTCAGGTCGGTCCGGGTGTGGCTACTCACCTGAAAATCCCTCAAATCGCTTTCGTGAAAAAGATTGAAGAGATTGCTGACGGAAAAATTACTGTTCAGCGGATGATGGAAGACGGATATGATGTAATCAAGACAAAACTTCCGGTTGCCATCACCGTGGTAAAAGATATTAACGAACCTCGTCTTCCCTCGTTGCGAACAAAAATGAAAGCGAAACGCGCCGAGATTAAAACATTTTCATTTGAAGACCTTCACCTTGACGAAGATATGATCGGTTTGGACGGCTCCCCGACTTTTGTTGAAAAAATATTTACCCCAACAATCGAAAAGAATAATGAAATCATCATAGGTGAACCTGAAGAAATGGCTGAAAAACTTGTTGAAAAATTAAAGGAAATTAGAAATTAA